In a single window of the Cydia splendana chromosome 20, ilCydSple1.2, whole genome shotgun sequence genome:
- the LOC134800610 gene encoding gastrula zinc finger protein XlCGF57.1-like, translating into MMDVTLACRCCLRCAPDKDLTTPYTHLAKTEIYADMIKESFDIHLVVGGSDSCGICSACVGRLRDASDFKLQVQRSQAELQAWLQGASHVKEEELAVEPEMQDRDGTTEEPAVLCAESPVMTEMLEEDGASDEMLYDFHTAAGDGASDEGDPLLDEDILIKPEMAVKGVTSDEMSLCSEGSAARAREQLAMACSVVLERLRDDATVHSAGKPYGCEYCGKRFGNKYILRKHIQHTHSSIESKKFTCDACSSTFRTELLVLEHENSEHGFTNFMCAECEYTTIDKRNLEAHLKTHTVDNIFNCTLCSYKSQFKGNLRRHQAVHTGNQKRHNRTHQRIPTGEKPFYQCSYCDYKCRKKCRLQYHLRKHTGEKPYTCKYCDYKFSQKSSLQKHLMIHSGAKPFKCSECDYSCRLKQYLLTHQRIHTGEKPYTCSHCDYKCRQRIALRNHETTHTGVKRFQCRQCNHQFSLKSHLKRHQMIHGGAKPFKCSNCEYRCRRNEELLRHQKRKGH; encoded by the exons ATGATGGACGTGACGCTCGCGTGTCGCTGCTGCCTGCGGTGTGCTCCGGACAAGGACCTGACGACGCCGTACACACATCTCGCCAAAACGGAGATATATGCCGACATGATCAAAGAGAGTTTTGATATACAT CTGGTAGTGGGCGGCTCGGACTCGTGCGGCATCTGCTCGGCGTGCGTGGGCCGCCTGCGAGATGCGAGCGACTTCAAGTTGCAAGTGCAGCGCAGCCAGGCAGAGCTGCAGGCGTGGCTGCAGGGAGCGAGCCACGTCAAAG AGGAAGAACTTGCAGTTGAGCCGGAAATGCAGGACAGAGACGGGACCACTGAGGAGCCTGCTGTGTTGT GTGCAGAGTCCCCGGTCATGACGGAGATGCTAGAAGAAGATGGGGCATCTGATGAGATGTTGT ATGATTTCCACACGGCGGCCGGAGACGGGGCGAGCGACGAGGGTGACCCGCTGTTGG ATGAAGATATCCTTATCAAGCCGGAGATGGCGGTCAAAGGCGTGACAAGTGATGAGATGTCGC TGTGTTCGGAGggcagcgccgcccgcgccagggAACAGCTCGCGATGGCTTGTTCCGTGGTGCTCGAACGCCTCCGCGACGACGCGACTGTTCACAGTGCAGGCAAACCATACGGTTGCGAATATTGTGGCAAACGTTTCGGAAACAAgtatattttaagaaaacacATTCAACACACGCACTCCTCGATCGAGTCAAAAAAATTCACTTGTGATGCTTGTAGTTCTACATTCCGAACTGAATTGTTGGTATTAGAGCACGAAAACAGCGAACACGGTTTTACGAATTTCATGTGTGCTGAATGTGAATATACGACGATTGACAAGAGAAATTTGGAAGCTCATTTAAAAACTCATACTGTAGACAACATTTTTAATTGTACTCTCTGCAGTTACAAAAGTCAGTTCAAAGGTAATTTACGCAGACACCAAGCGGTACACACTGGTAACCAGAAGAGACACAACCGAACACACCAGAGGATACCCACTGGAGagaaacctttttatcagtgtAGTTACTGCGATTACAAATGTCGTAAAAAATGTCGCCTGCAATATCACCTAAGAAAACACACTGGCGAGAAACCTTACACATGTAagtactgtgattacaaatttaGTCAGAAATCAAGCTTACAaaaacacctgatgatacatagtggggcgaagccatttaaGTGTAGCGAGTGCGACTACAGCTGCAGGTTGAAACAATATTTACTAACACACCAGAGGATACACACTGGCGAGAAGCCGTACACATGTAgtcattgcgactacaagtgcagaCAAAGGATCGCCTTACGAAATCACGAAACGACACATACCGGCGTGAAGCGTTTTCAGTGTAGACAGTGTAATCACCAATTTAGTCTGAAATCACATTTAAAACGACACCAGATGATACACGGTGGGGCGAAGCCGTTTAAATGTAGCAATTGCGAGTACAGGTGCAGGCGAAACGAAGAGTTGCTTAGGCATCAGAAGAGAAAGGGCCATTAA